The following coding sequences lie in one Apium graveolens cultivar Ventura chromosome 3, ASM990537v1, whole genome shotgun sequence genomic window:
- the LOC141712375 gene encoding systemin receptor SR160-like produces the protein MTCSNNLFLLFSLFCLLCPSHAAANNELHQLLSFNSLLSDSTQLPNWSKSTKLCDFTGVTCNTNSSVLSIDLSNKNLNLDFQKVSSFLLTLPNLQTLLLKNSNVTGKLILLAGIQCSPVLTKLDLSKNSISGPISYIYSLSSCMKLKSLNLSRNFVEYPASNSKGLSFNLESLDLSYNNIIGPSFMPWLLSRGCSELVHLSLKGNKLAGSLVHLQDCKNLKFLDLSTNNFSTRVPKFNDFKALNHLDLSSNKFYGDISDSLSTCKKLTFLNITHNQFGGEEVPLFPSGNLKYLYLSANDFQGSLPNHLSHMCLSLVELDVSFNSLSGYVPESFAACSSLELFDISHNNFSGKLPIDTLVKLSSLKKMLFGFNSFVGGLSESFGKMTNLETLDVSSNLLNGSVPVGICQDPRNILKVFYLQNNEFTGPIPDSLGNCSKLESLDLSFNYLDGTIPSSLGSLSNLRDLILWLNQLHGLIPEELMYIKTLKNLILDFNVLSGSIPSSLSNCSSLKWISLSNNQLSGEIPASFGQLTYLAILKLGNNSLTGSIPSELGNCRSLVWMDLNTNLLNGTIPPALFKQSGNIVGGLLTEEPYGYVKNDGIKECHGSGNLLEFRGIRQEQLNRISTRYPCNFTRVYRGITEPTFYNNGSIIFLDLSYNKLEGGLPKELGSMYYVEVLNLGHNDLSGLIPQELGKMRYTAILDLSYNRLNGSIPSTLTGLKNLGDMDLSNNLLSGLIPESAPFDTLPEYRFLNNTGLCGYPLPQCGSGASTKSGEQNKKSSHRTLSLAGIVAMGLSFSLLCIFGLLIIAAETRKWMNNKKAVLEGAGEAVSINLATFEKPLLKI, from the coding sequence ATGACTTGCTCAAACAACCTTTTCTTGCTCTTTTCTCTCTTCTGTTTACTATGTCCATCACATGCAGCAGCAAATAATGAGTTGCATCAACTCTTATCTTTCAACTCTTTACTTTCAGACTCAACACAGCTTCCAAATTGGTCTAAATCAACCAAATTGTGTGATTTCACTGGTGTTACATGCAATACAAACTCATCAGTTTTATCCATAGATTTGAGTAACAAGAACCTAAATCTTGATTTTCAAAAGGTCTCATCTTTCTTGCTAACACTTCCAAATTTACAGACTCTTTTGCTCAAAAACTCAAATGTCACAGGAAAGCTCATTCTTTTAGCAGGAATTCAATGCAGTCCTGTTTTAACAAAGTTGGATCTTTCTAAAAACAGCATTTCTGGCCCAATTTCTTATATTTATAGCTTATCATCTTGCATGAAGTTGAAATCTTTGAATCTTTCTAGGAACTTCGTGGAGTATCCAGCAAGTAATTCCAAAGGTTTAAGCTTTAATCTTGAAAGTCTTGATCTTTCTTATAATAACATTATTGGCCCAAGTTTTATGCCTTGGTTATTATCAAGAGGTTGCTCTGAGCTAGTGCATTTATCCTTGAAGGGTAATAAATTAGCTGGCTCTCTTGTTCATTTACAAGATTGCAAGAATTTGAAGTTTCTAGACCTTTCTACCAATAATTTCTCAACAAGGGTTCCTAAATTTAATGATTTCAAGGCATTAAATCATCTTGATTTGTCATCTAACAAGTTTTATGGTGATATAAGTGATTCTTTATCTACTTGTAAAAAACTTACATTTCTCAACATCACTCATAATCAGTTTGGTGGTGAGGAGGTTCCATTGTTTCCAAGTGGTAATCTTAAGTATTTGTATCTATCAGCCAATGATTTTCAAGGAAGTTTGCCTAATCATCTTTCTCATATGTGTTTAAGTCTTGTCGAGTTGGATGTTTCCTTTAATAGTCTGTCTGGTTACGTTCCTGAGAGCTTTGCTGCTTGCTCTTCTTTAGAACTGTTTGATATTTCTCATAACAATTTCTCGGGTAAGTTACCAATTGATACTCTTGTTAAGTTGAGTAGCTTGAAGAAAATGCTATTTGGATTCAATAGTTTTGTTGGGGGATTATCTGAAAGTTTTGGCAAAATGACAAATTTGGAAACTCTAGATGTTAGTTCTAATCTTTTGAATGGTTCTGTTCCGGTTGGGATTTGTCAAGATCCTAGAAACATTTTGAAGGTGTTTTATCTTCAAAATAACGAATTTACTGGTCCAATACCCGATAGTCTTGGTAACTGTTCAAAATTGGAATCACTTGATTTGAGTTTCAACTATCTTGATGGTACAATTCCATCAAGTTTAGGGTCTTTGTCAAATCTCCGGGATTTAATTTTATGGTTAAATCAACTTCATGGGTTAATTCCGGAGGAACTGATGTACATAAAGACTCTAAAGAATTTAATCCTTGATTTTAATGTTTTAAGCGGATCAATTCCTTCCAGTTTAAGCAATTGTAGTAGTTTGAAGTGGATTTCCTTGTCGAACAACCAGTTGAGTGGTGAGATACCTGCTTCGTTTGGTCAGTTAACATATTTAGCAATTCTCAAGCTTGGGAATAACTCGCTCACCGGAAGCATTCCTTCAGAGTTAGGGAATTGTCGCAGCTTGGTATGGATGGATCTGAATACAAACTTATTGAATGGAACAATCCCACCTGCTCTGTTCAAACAATCTGGAAACATTGTCGGAGGATTGCTTACTGAAGAGCCCTATGGGTATGTTAAGAATGATGGCATCAAGGAGTGCCATGGATCAGGGAATTTGCTTGAGTTTCGAGGGATTCGACAGGAGCAGTTGAATAGAATTTCGACTAGGTATCCCTGCAATTTTACGAGAGTTTACAGGGGCATTACTGAACCTACATTTTACAACAACGGGTCCATAATTTTCCTTGATCTTTCTTATAATAAATTAGAGGGTGGTCTTCCAAAGGAGCTTGGGTCCATGTATTACGTTGAAGTACTCAACCTGGGGCATAATGATCTGTCTGGTCTGATTCCTCAAGAGCTTGGCAAAATGAGGTACACTGCGATTCTTGATCTTTCATATAACCGACTCAATGGTTCGATTCCTTCAACCTTAACTGGCCTTAAAAACCTTGGTGACATGGACCTATCCAACAACCTTCTTTCTGGTCTGATACCGGAATCTGCTCCATTCGATACTCTTCCAGAATACAGATTCTTGAACAATACAGGCCTTTGCGGGTATCCTCTGCCTCAATGTGGATCAGGTGCAAGTACAAAGTCCGGTGAACAAAACAAAAAGTCTAGTCACAGAACACTATCTCTTGCAGGAATTGTTGCAATGGGACTTTCGTTCTCACTCTTATGCATCTTTGGCTTGCTGATAATAGCAGCGGAAACCAGGAAATGGATGAACAACAAGAAAGCTGTGCTTGAAGGTGCAGGGGAGGCCGTGAGTATCAACCTTGCCACGTTTGAGAAGCCTCTTTTAAAAATTTAA